Genomic segment of Bemisia tabaci chromosome 9, PGI_BMITA_v3:
TCCAAAAATTGCCCACTCTCATTAAGCAAGAGTTCCCAGTCATCAGCCACCGCCTCCGGAGATTTCGCCAAAGCTTTCTCTCGAATTATACGCTTCATCGGTGAGTCCTTATCTTCGCTTTCCGCACTGATATCCAAAACACCCATTACTCGGGCACTCGACGAATCTagactttcatttaaaattgctAGACTCCCAGAGTCAGAGGAGAAACTCACTAAACTAGAATTAGGCGTGTCCGTATCTTCAACAATTAATCTACTAATTTCACTACTTTTTACATCAGTGCTTTCACAACTTTCATCCATATTATCTACTTCCCTAGCCTCAGGGGATGAACGCATAGGTTCTAAGCTTGGCGAACTGCTGAAGTCTGATAATTTATCTACATGGTCGTTGCATTGCTGAGTGTCTGAAAGTGATTCATCACTCAGATCGATTATTATTGCAGGACTATTTTCTTCGCAACGTTTTTCAGCTTCGGAATAACTATCCTCAGGACATGTTTGGAACGAGCCATCAAATAGTTCTGAGCTCTCGCTTAATATATGACTAGTTTCGAAAACAGAGCTATCGAGTGAAACGAATGAAGGTTCTacggacgaaatttctgaaGATAGATCTAAAAGGGACGTTTCTGAGTTGAGATTAGTAGTAATCTCTTCCACGGGACTTTCAACCTGGTTTAGAGGTTCTAGGGAGTTTTCAGTGCCTCCTGAGTCAGGATCTGACTTTTTCCGCACTTTGACACAGCTGCGCTTTTCACTGATGAAGACTTTGGTATGAGGTTGTGAATTACTCTTGTCTGTCCGTTCTGTGATGGGCAAACTCTCATCTTTAGTGGACAGTCTTTTCGCTCGAGGAACATATACTTGCTGATCAGGCCGCTTGATGCGTGCAGATctggaaaaatatgaacaaagaTAAACATCATTAATTTTGGTTGAAGAACTTACATACAAGTGGGTTTGCATGATCCAATAAAATGGACTACTCTTTGCTCAACAACATACTGTACATTTCATGTTGGAGCAAAAACAGCACCTACTTCGAGAAGCGTTTTATAGTATTGATGAGCTGCTTCGAAAAGATTATGCTTCATGCTAATTTGTTGTATTGTTGTTCTTGTAtatgtaatattttcatttgttatTGACCTGTATAATGGCTGTAATTGCAGCTTTTACGTacgagaattttaaaataaaataaaataaaatacatttagCAAGACTTCAGTGGTTTAGAAAAGTCTAAAACCACTAACAAAAATACACTGAAGGGAAAATTCTTACGAAAAAACAACTTTTCAACGAGCGGACATTCATACGAAAAAAGCTAAGCAgaactttaattaattttgcattttattctTTACTTTATACTTTGGAAGACATTTTAAAGTAATTCACCTTTTAGAACTCAATTAATAAGCATCTATGATacatttcaaaaagttttaaaaccCACTTGAGTAACTTGCACACAAATAAAACATCTCTCACATTGACAATCATTACATTCTCCAAAAAACGAATCTTTCACACATTATCCGGATACTCCAGTTTAAAGTAAATTTGTTTATGCATGTATACATACagcggtgcagaaacttccTGATCACACAATTCTGATCATGTGGCTGCTCGTGTGAGAATATGGGAAGACTGTGAAAATTGGACGGCCATCACACAAGATTGTTAAAATAACAGTAAAATTCATACATTTCTCATATGAATGCAATGAAATTTGCATGTTGTTTTCCAAACTACAGCAATTTGTAAATTAGGGACCAAAAAAAGGTTATAGTTTGGAATAAATTATGGGGAAAAAGGAGTCTCTAAAATGGGAGAACCGGTTCAAAAAACAAGAAGGCTAAAAACTTTATGCACCTCTTTGTGAGAATTGTTTACATACTTGTGAAAATTAAAGTTCATGCAGAATAGTCAAATCAACTCACTTTTTTTCTGAGGAACATAATACTGGTGGTGTTGCGGCAAGTTGTTGCGTTTGAGTTTTGTTAGAAGTTACAACATCTCCAGTGCATATTTCTTGCTGCGATGAGGCTCTTTCTTGCTGCTGAGGCTCACAAGCTGCGTCTGCGTCTTGTGGTTCACTTTTTGGGTCAGATCTTG
This window contains:
- the LOC109033340 gene encoding uncharacterized protein isoform X2, which codes for MVNKNNDKNKARTPYGGIYRPPAVRRLLDTRSDPKSEPQDADAACEPQQQERASSQQEICTGDVVTSNKTQTQQLAATPPVLCSSEKKSARIKRPDQQVYVPRAKRLSTKDESLPITERTDKSNSQPHTKVFISEKRSCVKVRKKSDPDSGGTENSLEPLNQVESPVEEITTNLNSETSLLDLSSEISSVEPSFVSLDSSVFETSHILSESSELFDGSFQTCPEDSYSEAEKRCEENSPAIIIDLSDESLSDTQQCNDHVDKLSDFSSSPSLEPMRSSPEAREVDNMDESCESTDVKSSEISRLIVEDTDTPNSSLVSFSSDSGSLAILNESLDSSSARVMGVLDISAESEDKDSPMKRIIREKALAKSPEAVADDWELLLNESGQFLDSSLLKELEEAVGKVNISRPSCDYKEFQTVEERTSDGECIIEIYGFSSELRTHDLMNIFSPLCGKNFQIAWVDDTHALGVFPSPLMADELLSTELPFVRTRPLSEGIPESRFKARKLVLPPMTRPKTCPALARRLVTGALGLRLPTSKLEREAERKVLKEARDKKRQEAKIRKDIWEGN
- the LOC109033340 gene encoding uncharacterized protein isoform X1 encodes the protein MSDIENFLCNPGQSQGILLFPPVSKYRRFLIHKLIEESFSRRNLQTLSVGKDSGRRTAVFLRSLLRADFKPPENSPVQQPWRQKTKPLTAPMVNKNNDKNKARTPYGGIYRPPAVRRLLDTRSDPKSEPQDADAACEPQQQERASSQQEICTGDVVTSNKTQTQQLAATPPVLCSSEKKSARIKRPDQQVYVPRAKRLSTKDESLPITERTDKSNSQPHTKVFISEKRSCVKVRKKSDPDSGGTENSLEPLNQVESPVEEITTNLNSETSLLDLSSEISSVEPSFVSLDSSVFETSHILSESSELFDGSFQTCPEDSYSEAEKRCEENSPAIIIDLSDESLSDTQQCNDHVDKLSDFSSSPSLEPMRSSPEAREVDNMDESCESTDVKSSEISRLIVEDTDTPNSSLVSFSSDSGSLAILNESLDSSSARVMGVLDISAESEDKDSPMKRIIREKALAKSPEAVADDWELLLNESGQFLDSSLLKELEEAVGKVNISRPSCDYKEFQTVEERTSDGECIIEIYGFSSELRTHDLMNIFSPLCGKNFQIAWVDDTHALGVFPSPLMADELLSTELPFVRTRPLSEGIPESRFKARKLVLPPMTRPKTCPALARRLVTGALGLRLPTSKLEREAERKVLKEARDKKRQEAKIRKDIWEGN